One genomic segment of Desulfonatronum thioautotrophicum includes these proteins:
- a CDS encoding sensor histidine kinase: MDTEPKISAKKTIFYVMLLLALLPYLGVMGAFWFILNETAATPPSGALQLGLLTLIVLGMACIGTAAFLLYKALDNGALSQPMPKMNEQFIEAGKMASIGELAAGIAHEINNPVAIMVEEAGWMNDLLEEDEALLNSPNLAEFKRALDQIRTQGARCREITHKMLRFARKSDLRIQEVPLNPLIQEVVALSDKRARYSGCTVILELDPDLPSVAASASEMQQIILNLINNALDAMEEKGGTLTITTRRTDDMAEIALADTGEGIPKANLTRIFDPFYTTKPVGKGTGLGLSICYTIIKNMGGDILVQSQVDHGTTFTIRLPIGQPESTTPPTVP; this comes from the coding sequence ATGGATACCGAGCCTAAAATCTCCGCCAAAAAAACCATTTTTTACGTCATGCTCCTCCTGGCCCTGCTTCCGTACCTGGGAGTGATGGGCGCATTCTGGTTCATCCTCAACGAGACAGCCGCCACACCGCCCTCCGGGGCGCTGCAGCTCGGCCTGCTGACCCTGATCGTCCTCGGCATGGCCTGCATCGGCACGGCCGCCTTTCTCCTGTACAAGGCCCTGGACAACGGCGCCCTGTCCCAACCCATGCCCAAGATGAACGAGCAGTTCATCGAGGCCGGGAAAATGGCCTCCATCGGGGAACTGGCCGCGGGCATCGCGCATGAGATCAACAACCCCGTGGCGATCATGGTCGAGGAAGCCGGATGGATGAACGATCTTCTGGAAGAGGACGAAGCCCTATTGAATTCTCCCAACCTGGCGGAATTCAAACGGGCCTTGGACCAGATCCGCACCCAGGGCGCCCGGTGCCGGGAAATCACCCACAAGATGCTGCGGTTTGCCCGCAAATCCGACCTGCGCATCCAGGAGGTGCCTCTCAACCCCCTGATCCAGGAAGTCGTGGCCCTTTCGGACAAGCGGGCCCGCTATTCGGGCTGCACGGTCATCCTGGAACTGGATCCCGACCTGCCCTCGGTGGCCGCCTCCGCCTCGGAAATGCAGCAGATTATCCTCAACCTGATCAACAACGCCCTGGACGCCATGGAGGAAAAAGGGGGCACGCTGACCATAACGACGCGCAGGACCGACGACATGGCCGAAATCGCCCTGGCGGACACCGGCGAGGGCATCCCCAAGGCCAATCTGACCCGCATCTTCGACCCCTTCTACACCACCAAGCCGGTGGGCAAGGGAACCGGGCTGGGCCTGTCCATCTGCTATACAATCATCAAGAACATGGGCGGGGACATCCTGGTTCAAAGCCAAGTGGACCACGGAACGACCTTCACCATCCGTCTACCCATCGGCCAACCTGAGTCTACGACACCGCCAACCGTTCCATGA
- a CDS encoding response regulator, whose amino-acid sequence MALANVLLVDDEVPFVETMVKRLSRRDLHVLTAHGGQEALDLLDRTPNVDVVVLDVKMPGMDGIETLKQIKNHFPLVEVIMLTGHGTVESAIDGMKLGAFDFLMKPAEFDNLVEKVAQAEKVKRDREEKIREAEAKAVFYRMGA is encoded by the coding sequence ATGGCACTGGCAAACGTACTGCTCGTCGATGACGAGGTCCCTTTCGTGGAAACCATGGTCAAGCGCCTGTCCCGTCGCGACCTGCACGTCCTCACGGCCCACGGCGGCCAGGAGGCCCTGGATCTGCTGGACCGGACGCCCAATGTGGATGTGGTCGTGCTGGATGTGAAAATGCCCGGCATGGACGGCATCGAGACCCTCAAACAGATCAAGAACCATTTCCCCCTGGTGGAGGTGATCATGCTCACCGGCCACGGAACCGTGGAATCAGCCATCGACGGCATGAAGCTTGGCGCCTTCGACTTTCTGATGAAACCCGCGGAGTTCGACAACCTCGTGGAAAAGGTGGCCCAGGCGGAAAAGGTCAAGCGCGACCGGGAGGAAAAAATCCGCGAAGCCGAAGCCAAGGCGGTCTTTTACCGAATGGGAGCCTAG
- a CDS encoding response regulator: protein MTATVETTKPIRLLLVDDEQGFVDILSKRLKRRDIDVTSVLSGADGIQALRGSSFDIALLDLKMEGMDGIAVLKVFKVMAPEMPVIILTGHGSEEAARDGLTLGAADYLMKPCDLDELIRKITHALADSRRAAG from the coding sequence ATGACCGCCACCGTCGAGACGACCAAACCCATCAGGCTGTTGCTGGTGGACGACGAACAGGGCTTTGTGGACATTCTGTCCAAGCGGTTGAAACGCCGCGACATCGACGTGACCAGCGTCCTTTCAGGAGCGGACGGGATTCAGGCCTTGCGGGGCAGTTCCTTCGACATCGCCTTGCTGGATCTGAAAATGGAAGGCATGGACGGTATTGCGGTGCTCAAGGTGTTCAAGGTCATGGCCCCGGAAATGCCTGTAATCATCCTCACGGGTCACGGCTCAGAGGAAGCAGCGCGGGATGGTCTGACTCTCGGCGCTGCAGACTACCTGATGAAGCCCTGCGACCTGGACGAACTGATCCGCAAAATCACCCATGCCCTGGCCGACTCCAGAAGGGCTGCCGGATGA
- a CDS encoding response regulator — protein MNSASVLVVEHDDELRDALVKRLSRRGMTVRDAYSDQEAMAALRDQPADVILLDMELPERNGLFTLRDIKQEFPKSIVLLLAQYATLESALEGMLLGATDYLLKPCMADEIMIRIQEALHDASAA, from the coding sequence ATGAACAGTGCTTCCGTGCTGGTGGTGGAGCACGACGATGAACTCCGCGACGCCTTGGTCAAACGGCTGTCCCGCCGCGGGATGACTGTTCGGGATGCCTATTCAGACCAGGAAGCCATGGCTGCGCTGCGGGATCAGCCTGCCGATGTAATCCTGTTGGATATGGAGCTGCCTGAACGCAATGGGCTGTTTACCCTGCGGGACATCAAGCAGGAATTCCCGAAAAGCATTGTGCTCCTGCTTGCCCAATATGCTACCCTGGAATCCGCCCTGGAGGGCATGCTGCTGGGGGCGACGGATTACCTGCTCAAACCCTGCATGGCGGATGAAATCATGATCAGAATACAGGAAGCCCTGCATGACGCTTCCGCGGCCTGA